A stretch of the Lolium perenne isolate Kyuss_39 chromosome 3, Kyuss_2.0, whole genome shotgun sequence genome encodes the following:
- the LOC127338696 gene encoding uncharacterized protein: MNDWAPAIIASALFALLCPGVILQMPGRQRPIEFMNMKTSFLSIVVHTVIYGLLLMLFVVILQAHLYI; encoded by the coding sequence ATGAACGACTGGGCGCCGGCGATCATAGCCTCGGCTCTGTTCGCTTTGCTGTGCCCAGGAGTGATCCTGCAGATGCCCGGCCGGCAGCGGCCGATCGAATTCATGAACATGAAGACCAGCTTCCTGTCCATCGTCGTCCACACCGTCATCTACGGGCTGCTCCTCATGCTGTTCGTCGTCATCTTGCAGGCTCATCTCTATATCTGA